From Arctopsyche grandis isolate Sample6627 chromosome 12, ASM5162203v2, whole genome shotgun sequence, one genomic window encodes:
- the LOC143919548 gene encoding uncharacterized protein LOC143919548 has translation MECRLCLGSAPAESSVSIFGDPHPERLEQRIRTCCQIFVKRGDGLPDTVCLSCKTNLELLISFRKACFRNNESSRLRLDDCLKIETEEVLLEDLIWNDEPSQSTIHRKNSEICLKPFPIESELILHKRSLPGENLFQCVICLQSFCERKRLVRHLRTHTGEKPHKCEICLKSFTRKSNLDKHKNLHTGIKLHKCDICLKSFSRKSYLIIHKKYHNGIKPYKCDICLKSFAHKNELVKHLRTHTGEKPYKCEICLKSFTQRSHLVSHAKLHTGIKLHKCDICLKLFTQKCNLITHEKLHTGIKLHKCDICLKSFVHKNELVKHLRTHTGEKPYKCENCLKSFTQKSHLVSHAKLHTGIKLHKCDICLKSFCERNRLVRHLRTHTGEKPYKCEICLKSFTQKSHLLTHEKMHTGMNMKKVVII, from the exons atggagtgcaggctttgtcttggatcagctcccgccgagtcttccgtctccatcttcggcgatcctcatccagagcgtctggagcaacgcattcggacctgctgtcaaattttt gttaaaagaggcgatggtttgccagacacggtgtgtctttcgtgtaagaccaatctggaattgttgatcagctttcgaaaggcttgttttcgaaacaACGAATCGTCTCGACTGAGGTTAGATGATTGCTTGAAGATcgagactgaagaagttttattggaagatcTAATATGGAACGACGAGCCGTCACAAtcgacaattcaccgaaagaatagtgaaatttgCTTAAAGCCGTTTCCCATTGAATCTGaacttattttacacaaaagatCACTTCCTGGAGAAAATCTATTTCAATGTGTTATTTGTTTACAATCATTTTGTGAAAGAAAAAGACTTGtgagacatttaagaactcacacgggggaaaagcctcacaagtgtgaaatttgtctaaaatcatttactcgaaaatccAACCtcgataaacataaaaatttgcatactgggataaaactgcataaatgtgacatttgtttaaaatcattttctcgaaaatcttacctcattatacataaaaaatatcataatgggataaaaccatacaaatgtgacatttgtttaaaatcatttgctcataaaaatgaacttgtgaaacatttaagaactcacacaggggaaaagccttataagtgtgaaatttgtctaaaatcatttactcaaagaTCTCACCTTGTTTCACAtgcaaaattgcatactgggataaaactacacaaatgtgatatttgtttaaaattatttactcaAAAATGTAACCTTAttacacatgaaaaattgcatactgggataaaactacacaaatgtgacatttgtttaaaatcatttgttcataaaaatgaacttgtgaaacatttaagaactcacacgggggaaaagccttacaagtgtgaaaattgtctaaaatcatttactcaaaaatctcacCTTGTTTCACAtgcaaaattgcatactgggataaaactacacaaatgtgatatttgtttgaaatcattttgtgaaagaaatagacttgtgagacatttaagaactcacacgggggaaaagccttacaagtgtgaaatttgtctaaaatcatttactcaaaaatctcacCTTCTTACACATGAAAAAATGCATACTGGGATGAATATGAAAAAagttgttattatataa
- the LOC143919865 gene encoding uncharacterized protein LOC143919865 produces MECRLCLSQAPAESFVFIHDNPHPLVQRIWTCCRLQVMKDDGLPDSICLSCENNLALLSTFRNICLQSDETAKLRLSEHLDIKTKEIFLDDLIWKDDETVAQPNMCNSPVNNEINEWEQSDSKQTIHLIEKPTPLKISYSKPGRKNESKLKARQKIRIPFKCEVCLKTFAQKCVFKRHLVIHTGNKPFQCDICLKSFTRKGSLGTHINYHTGIKPYKCDVCLKAFPEKRTLVKHLRTHTGEKPYKCKICFKSFAQSSGLGAHMKSHTGLKSHKCDICLKLFPQKSNLATHMISHTGLKSHECTICFKSFTLKHHLAAHMKSHTGIKPYKCELCLKSFTEKRTLQIHLRSHTGEKPYKCDICLKSFSQKSSLGIHMKSHIGLKLYKCDICLKSYVVKYNLIAHIKSHFVK; encoded by the exons ATGGAGTGTAGGCTTTGCCTATCTCAAGCCCCAGCCGAGTCTTTCGTCTTCATCCATGACAATCCTCATCCATTGGTtcaacgcatttggacctgctgtcggCTGCAG GTCATGAAAGATGATGGTTTGCCAGATTCGATATGTCTTTCATGTGAAAATAATCTTGCATTGCTCAGCACTTTTCGAAACATTTGTCTCCAAAGTGATGAAACAGCTAAACTGAGATTAAGCGAGCATTTGGATATCAAGACAAAAGAGATTTTCCTGGACGATTTGATTTGGAAGGATGATGAAACGGTTGCACAACCAAACATGTGCAATAGCCCTGTTAATAACGAGATAAATGAATGGGAACAAAGTGATTCTAAGCAAACCATccatttaattgaaaaaccCACCCCactaaaaatttcatattctAAACCGGGCCGCAAGAATGAGTCTAAATTAAAAGCGCGccaaaaaattcgcataccatTCAAATGTGAAGTGTGTTTAAAAACTTTTGCTCAAAAATGTGTCTTTAAGAGGCATTTGGTAATTCACACCGGGAACAAGCCGTTccagtgtgatatttgtttgaaatcgttTACTCGAAAAGGTAGTCTCGGTACACATATAAACTATCACACcgggataaaaccatacaaatgtgacgtttgtttaaaaGCATTCCCTGAAAAACGTACCCTTGTTAAACATTTGAGAACTCATACTGGagaaaaaccatacaaatgtaaaatttgctttaAATCTTTTGCTCAAAGCAGTGGTCTCGGTGCACACATGAAATCTCACACCGGGTTAAAAtcgcacaaatgtgacatttgtttaaagctATTCCCACAAAAAAGTAATCTTGCCACGCATATGATATCTCACACCGGATTAAAATCACATGAGTGTACcatttgtttcaaatcgttTACTCTGAAACATCATCTTGCCGCGCATATGAAATCTCACACCGGGATAAAACCGTACAAATGTGAACTTTGTTTGAAATCGTTTACTGAAAAACGCACCCTTCAGATCCATCTGAGATCTCATACAGGGGAAAAGccgtacaaatgtgatatttgcttgaAATCTTTCAGTCAGAAAAGTAGTCTTGGTATACACATGAAGTCTCACATCgggttaaaattatacaaatgtgatatctgtttaaaatcatacGTTGTAAAATATAATCTTATTGCACACATTAAATCTCACtttgttaaataa
- the LOC143919628 gene encoding uncharacterized protein LOC143919628 isoform X1 encodes MECRLCLGSAPAESSVSIFGDPHPERLEQRIRTCCQIFVKRGDGLPDTVCLSCKTNLELLISFRKACFRNNESSRLRLDDFLKIETEEVLLEDLIWNDEPSQSTIHRKNSEICLKSFPIESELILHKRSLPGENLFQCDICLKSFSRKSNLMIHKKYHNGIKPHKCDICLKTFAHKSELVKHLRTHTGEKPYKCEICLKSFTQQSNLDKHKNLHTEIKLHKCDICLKLFTQKCNLLTHEKLHTGIKPHKCEICLKSFFSKNTLVKHLRTHTGEKPYKCEFCLKSFSQKSHVVIHEKLHTGIKPHKCEICLKSFTQNSDLKKHKKLHTGIKPHKCEICLKSFTQKCHLLTHEKFHTGIKPHKCEICLKSFTRNSDLKKHKNLHTGIKPHKCEVCLKSFTRKSILVLHAKLHTGINLHKCDICLKSFAHKNELVKHLRTHTGEIPYK; translated from the exons atggagtgcaggctttgtcttggatcagctcccgccgagtcttccgtctccatcttcggcgatcctcatccagagcgtctggagcaacgcattcggacctgctgtcaaattttt gttaaaagaggcgatggtttgccagacacggtgtgtctttcgtgtaagaccaatctggaattgttgatcagctttcgaaaggcttgttttcgaaacaACGAATCGTCTCGACTGAGGTTAGATGATTTCTTGAAGATcgagactgaagaagttttattggaagatcTAATATGGAACGACGAGCCGTCACAAtcgacaattcaccgaaagaatagtgaaatttgCTTGAAGTCGTTTCCCATTGAATCTGaacttattttacacaaaagatCACTTCCTGGAGAAAATCTAtttcaatgtgatatttgtttaaaatcattttctcgaaaatctaaCCTCatgatacataaaaaatatcataatgggataaaaccacacaaatgtgacatttgtttaaaaacatttgcTCATAAAAGTGAACTTGTgaaacatttaagaactcacacaggggaaaagccttacaagtgtgaaatttgtctaaaatcatttactcaacaaTCCAACCtcgataaacataaaaatttgcatactgagataaaactacacaaatgtgatatttgtttaaaattatttactcaAAAATGTAACCTTCttacacatgaaaaattgcatactgggataaaaccacacaaatgtgaaatttgtttaaaatcatttttttctaaaaatacacttgtgaaacatttaagaactcacacgggggaaaagccttacaagtgtgaattttgtttaaaatcattttctcaaaaatctcacGTTGTtatacatgaaaaattgcatactgggataaaaccacacaaatgtgaaatttgtctaaaatcatttactcaaaactctgacctcaagaaacataaaaaattgcatactgggataaaaccacacaaatgtgaaatatgtttaaaatcatttactcaaaaatgtcACCTTCttacacatgaaaaatttcatactgggataaaaccacacaaatgtgaaatttgtctaaaatcatttactcgaaactCTGACCttaagaaacataaaaatttgcatactgggataaaaccacacaaatgtgaagtatgtttaaaatcatttacacgAAAATCTATCCTCGTTTTACAtgcaaaattgcatactgggattaatctacacaaatgtgacatttgtttaaaatcatttgctcataaaaatgaacttgtgaaacatttaagaactcacacgggggaaataCCTTACAAGTGA
- the PIG-K gene encoding phosphatidylinositol glycan anchor biosynthesis class K — protein MRLLCGYLLYLIYILCNKWAHSTALEIPEEFQKSSHSNNWAVLVDTSRFWFNYRHVANVLSIYRSVKRLGIPDSQIILMVADDMACNPRNPRPATVFNNAHQHINVYGDDVEVDYRGYEVTVENFVRLLTGRLPPGTPRSKQLLTDEGSNILIYLTGHGGDGFLKFQDSEEVTSQEMADAIEQMWQKRRYNEIFFMIDTCQAASMYEKFYSPNILAVASSLVGEDSLSHHVDPVIGVYIIDRYTYYALEFLEKVQPDSDKTMGEFLEVCPKRVCISTVGVKRDLFPRDPYKVPITDFFGSVRPVEITLTGLDIEAPPLVQNKSVPVATTEKTSSKYHQIPLFPSHLFVES, from the exons ATGCGTTTACTGTGTGGATATTTGCtgtatttaatttacattttatgcAATAAATGGGCCCACTCTACTGCACTAGAg ATTCCAGAAGAGTTCCAAAAGTCCAGTCATTCCAACAATTGGGCTGTACTAGTAGACACATCAAGGTTCTGGTTCAATTACAGACATGTTGCCAACGTTCTATCGATATATCGCAGCGTTAAACGGCTAGGAATTCCTGACAGTCAGATCATACTTATGGTCGCTGATGATATGGCTTGCAATCCACGGAATCCTAGACCTGCAACCGTGTTCAACAATGCTCATCAACATATAAACGTGTATGGGGATGACGTAGAAGTAGACTATAGAGGCTATGAA GTAACGGTTGAAAACTTTGTGAGACTATTAACAGGTCGACTTCCACCTGGTACACCTCGTTCCAAACAATTGTTGACTGATGAAGGtagtaatattttgatttatcttACGGGTCACGGTGGAGATGGCTTCTTGAAATTTCAAGACTCTGAAGAAGTTACAAGCCAGGAAATGGCCGATGCTATTGAGCAAATGTGGCAGAAAAGGag atataatgaaatatttttcatgatCGATACATGTCAAGCCGCATCCATGTATgaaaaattctactctccaaaCATTTTGGCAGTTGCAAGTAGTCTCGTTGGCGAAGATTCACTTTCT caTCATGTGGATCCTGTAATCGGCGTTTATATAATAGATCGCTACACTTATTATGCTTTAGAATTCTTGGAAAAAGTTCAACCAGACAGTGATAAGACAATGGgtgaattt ttggaAGTTTGTCCAAAGAGAGTGTGCATATCGACGGTCGGTGTTAAAAGGGATCTATTCCCAAGAGACCCATATAAAGTTCCCATTACTGATTTCTTCGGTTCAGTGAGACCAGTAGAAATCACACTAACTGGTCTAGACATCGAAGCTCCACCTTTGGTACAAAATAAAAG tgttCCTGTGGCAACGACTGAAAAGACTTCGTCAAAATATCACCAAATTCCTTTATTCCCTAGTCATTTATTTGTAGAAAGTTAA
- the LOC143919547 gene encoding uncharacterized protein LOC143919547 — translation MECRLCLGSAPAESSVSIFGDPHPERLEQRIRTCCQIFVKRGDGLPDTVCLSCKTNLELLISFRKACFRNNESSRLRLDDCLKIETEEVLLEDLIWNDEPSQSTIHRKNSEICLKPFPIESELILHKRSLPGENLFQCDICLKSFCERKGVVRHLRTHTGEKPYKCEICLKSFTRKYNLDKHKNLHTGIKLHKCDICLKSFSRKSYLIIHKKYHNGIKPYKCDICLKSFAHKNELVKHLRTHTGEKPYKCEICLKSFTQRSHLVSHAKLHTGIKLHKCDICLKLFTQKCNLITHEKLHTGIKLHKCDICLKSFVHKNELVKHLRTHTGEKPYKCENCLKSFTQKSHLVTHEKLHIGIKSHKCDICMKSFTQKCHLLTHEKLHTGIKPHKCEFCLKSFSRKSHVVIHEKLHTGIKPHKCEICLKSFTQNSDLKKHKKLHTGIKPHRCEICLQSFTQNSDLEKHKNVHTGIKPHKCEVCLKSFNRKSVLVSHAKLHTGIKLHKCDICLKLFTQKCNLITHEKLHTGIKLHKCDICLKSFVHKNELVKHLRTHTGEKPYKCENCLKSFTQKSHLVTHEKLHIGIKSHKCDICLKSFTQKCHLLTHEKLHTGIKPHKCEFCLKSFSRKSHVVIHEKLHTGIKPHKCEICLKSFTQNSDLKKHKKLHTGIKPHRCEICLQSFTQNSDLEKHKNVHTGIKPHKCEVCLKSFNRKSVLVSHAKLHTGIKLHKC, via the exons atggagtgcaggctttgtcttggatcagctcccgccgagtcttccgtctccatcttcggcgatcctcatccagagcgtctggagcaacgcattcggacctgctgtcaaattttt gttaaaagaggcgatggtttgccagacacggtgtgtctttcgtgtaagaccaatctggaattgttgatcagctttcgaaaggcttgttttcgaaacaACGAATCGTCTCGACTGAGGTTAGATGATTGCTTGAAGATcgagactgaagaagttttattggaagatcTAATATGGAACGACGAGCCGTCACAAtcgacaattcaccgaaagaatagtgaaatttgCTTGAAGCCGTTTCCCATTGAATCTGaacttattttacacaaaagatCACTTCCTGGAGAAAATCTAtttcaatgtgatatttgtttaaaatcattttgtgAAAGAAAAGGAGTTGtgagacatttaagaactcacacgggggaaaagccttacaagtgtgaaatttgtctaaaatcatttactcgaaaatacAACCtcgataaacataaaaatttgcatactgggataaaactgcataaatgtgacatttgtttaaaatcattttctcgaaaatcttacctcattatacataaaaaatatcataatgggataaaaccatataaatgtgacatttgtttaaaatcatttgctcataaaaatgaacttgtgaaacatttaagaactcacacaggggaaaagccttataagtgtgaaatttgtctaaaatcatttactcaaagaTCTCACCTTGTTTCACAtgcaaaattgcatactgggataaaactacacaaatgtgatatttgtttaaaattatttactcaAAAATGTAACCTTAttacacatgaaaaattgcatactgggataaaactacacaaatgtgacatttgtttaaaatcatttgttcataaaaatgaacttgtgaaacatttaagaactcacacgggggaaaagccttacaagtgtgaaaattgtctaaaatcatttactcaaaaatctcaccttgttacacatgaaaaattgcatattgggataaaatcacacaaatgtgacatttgtatgaaatcatttactcaaaaatgtcACCTTCttacacatgaaaaattgcatactgggataaaaccacacaagtgtgaattttgtttaaaatcattttctcgaaaatctcaCGTTGTtatacatgaaaaattgcatactgggataaaaccacacaaatgtgaaatttgtctaaaatcatttactcaaaattcTGACctcaagaaacataaaaaattgcatactgggataaaaccacacagaTGTGAAATTTGCCtacaatcatttactcaaaattcTGACctcgagaaacataaaaatgtgcatactgggataaaaccacacaaatgtgaagtatgtttaaaatcatttaatcgaAAATCTGTCCTCGTTTCACATGCAAAATTGCATACagggataaaactacacaaatgtgatatttgtttaaaattatttactcaAAAATGTAACCTTAttacacatgaaaaattgcatactgggataaaactacacaaatgtgacatttgtttaaaatcatttgttcataaaaatgaacttgtgaaacatttaagaactcacacgggggaaaagccttacaagtgtgaaaattgtctaaaatcatttactcaaaaatctcaccttgttacacatgaaaaattgcatattgggataaaatcacacaaatgtgacatttgtttgaaatcatttactcaaaaatgtcACCTTCttacacatgaaaaattgcatactgggataaaaccacacaagtgtgaattttgtttaaaatcattttctcgaaaatctcaCGTTGTtatacatgaaaaattgcatactgggataaaaccacacaaatgtgaaatttgtctaaaatcatttactcaaaattcTGACctcaagaaacataaaaaattgcatactgggataaaaccacacagaTGTGAAATTTGCCtacaatcatttactcaaaattcTGACctcgagaaacataaaaatgtgcatactgggataaaaccacacaaatgtgaagtatgtttaaaatcatttaatcgaAAATCTGTCCTCGTTTCACATGCAAAATTGCATACagggataaaactacacaaatgttag
- the LOC143919628 gene encoding uncharacterized protein LOC143919628 isoform X2: MECRLCLGSAPAESSVSIFGDPHPERLEQRIRTCCQIFVKRGDGLPDTVCLSCKTNLELLISFRKACFRNNESSRLRLDDFLKIETEEVLLEDLIWNDEPSQSTIHRKNSEICLKSFPIESELILHKRSLPGENLFQCDICLKSFSRKSNLMIHKKYHNGIKPHKCDICLKTFAHKSELVKHLRTHTGEKPYKCEICLKSFTQQSNLDKHKNLHTEIKLHKCDICLKLFTQKCNLLTHEKLHTGIKPHKCEICLKSFFSKNTLVKHLRTHTGEKPYKCEFCLKSFSQKSHVVIHEKLHTGIKPHKCEICLKSFTQNSDLKKHKKLHTGIKPHKCEICLKSFTQKCHLLTHEKFHTGIKPHKCEILCLKSFTRKSILVLHAKLHTGINLHKCDICLKSFAHKNELVKHLRTHTGEIPYK, encoded by the exons atggagtgcaggctttgtcttggatcagctcccgccgagtcttccgtctccatcttcggcgatcctcatccagagcgtctggagcaacgcattcggacctgctgtcaaattttt gttaaaagaggcgatggtttgccagacacggtgtgtctttcgtgtaagaccaatctggaattgttgatcagctttcgaaaggcttgttttcgaaacaACGAATCGTCTCGACTGAGGTTAGATGATTTCTTGAAGATcgagactgaagaagttttattggaagatcTAATATGGAACGACGAGCCGTCACAAtcgacaattcaccgaaagaatagtgaaatttgCTTGAAGTCGTTTCCCATTGAATCTGaacttattttacacaaaagatCACTTCCTGGAGAAAATCTAtttcaatgtgatatttgtttaaaatcattttctcgaaaatctaaCCTCatgatacataaaaaatatcataatgggataaaaccacacaaatgtgacatttgtttaaaaacatttgcTCATAAAAGTGAACTTGTgaaacatttaagaactcacacaggggaaaagccttacaagtgtgaaatttgtctaaaatcatttactcaacaaTCCAACCtcgataaacataaaaatttgcatactgagataaaactacacaaatgtgatatttgtttaaaattatttactcaAAAATGTAACCTTCttacacatgaaaaattgcatactgggataaaaccacacaaatgtgaaatttgtttaaaatcatttttttctaaaaatacacttgtgaaacatttaagaactcacacgggggaaaagccttacaagtgtgaattttgtttaaaatcattttctcaaaaatctcacGTTGTtatacatgaaaaattgcatactgggataaaaccacacaaatgtgaaatttgtctaaaatcatttactcaaaactctgacctcaagaaacataaaaaattgcatactgggataaaaccacacaaatgtgaaatatgtttaaaatcatttactcaaaaatgtcACCTTCttacacatgaaaaatttcatactgggataaaaccacacaaatgtgaaattt tatgtttaaaatcatttacacgAAAATCTATCCTCGTTTTACAtgcaaaattgcatactgggattaatctacacaaatgtgacatttgtttaaaatcatttgctcataaaaatgaacttgtgaaacatttaagaactcacacgggggaaataCCTTACAAGTGA